Proteins encoded in a region of the Pseudothermotoga elfii DSM 9442 = NBRC 107921 genome:
- the lacZ gene encoding beta-galactosidase LacZ yields MEWQDPEAVNENIEKPHATFIPYFNPFTACWEYPKQFIPLSGKWKFFFSNNPFDLPCNFYDENFDDSSWDEIDVPSNWEMFGYDKPIYTNTTYPFGKNPPEISKNYNPTGIYRKTVIIPDSWFDREIFLHFEGVRSFFYLWINGKRVGYSKDSCTPAEFRVNDYLKPGSNTLTVEVLKWCDGSYLEDQDMWWLAGIYRDVYLYTTPRIYLRDIFVRTDLDEEFKNGKLFVDMEIKNSLANKIESTISISIVDPDGKESILKEERIILSHQLETLSYTFVLRKVFKWSVETPYLYVLKVKVGEDEKKINTGFRKIQINHGRLLLNGKLLYIKGVNRHEFDPRRGHAVGVETMFKDIELMKQNNINTVRTSHYPNQTKWYDLCDYYGLYVIDEANIESHGVGWDPEETLANKPEWKKAHFDRIQRMVERDKNHISVIFWSLGNEAGDGENFEYPALWIKSRDNTRMVHYAPYGAMKPGDAFYLDVVSVMYPPIEKLLEYASKEQSRPLIMCEYAHAMGNSVGNLRDYWQVVENQPYLHGGCIWDWVDQGFEKKDEAGGTFWAYGGDFGDEPNDGNFCCNGLVLPDRTPSPALSEVKKIYQYVKVSRINRNLFEIENRYSCTNLSAFDIFWELKKDGKIIMSQKIDVELPAGERKTISINFPQLDNGEYFIIFLFLLKKDTVWAKKGHIVSWEQFQVKEPCYERISIKGNINLRENSNQYIVLSKNVAVAFSKKTGFLEYIKLGEETILCKLAPNFYRAPTDNDLGNKMPERLFVWKEATYHQSLQKINFQIEKNYISIASLNRLPGDSLLHLTYTVFPNNEILIDYVLDARESRVEIPRVGTSFTMPKSFTKVKWYGRGPHETYEDRKDSGIFSIHEKNVSEMIHKYIRPQETGNRTDVRWFSISDERSSLFVYGVPVINFSVWPFSMESLEKAQHTNELIEQDLITVNVDYKQMGVGGDDSWGALPHPEYILIPGIYHYEFRLLATNNTDSSEFYRRLPAFEEDYEISMSLSKQKLKVNEELVISVFIQNKSISTYEDDLLLFADEKLIDCQRVAVPPYETHRKDFSVKFVEKGTHLISINTKNKKPVYVF; encoded by the coding sequence TGTACCAAGCAACTGGGAAATGTTTGGATATGATAAGCCGATATATACAAATACCACATACCCCTTCGGAAAAAATCCACCAGAAATTTCTAAGAATTACAACCCTACAGGTATATACAGAAAAACGGTTATTATACCTGATTCATGGTTTGATAGAGAGATATTTTTACATTTTGAAGGTGTCAGGTCGTTTTTCTATTTGTGGATAAATGGGAAAAGAGTTGGTTATAGTAAAGACAGCTGCACCCCCGCTGAATTCAGAGTGAACGATTATTTAAAACCGGGAAGTAATACTCTGACCGTTGAGGTATTGAAATGGTGCGATGGAAGTTATTTAGAAGATCAAGATATGTGGTGGCTTGCAGGAATATATAGAGATGTTTATTTATACACAACACCCAGGATATACCTGCGAGATATCTTTGTGAGAACAGATCTCGATGAAGAATTCAAAAATGGGAAACTATTTGTTGACATGGAAATCAAAAATTCTCTTGCAAATAAGATTGAAAGCACGATATCAATATCGATAGTTGATCCAGATGGCAAAGAATCGATTTTGAAAGAAGAAAGAATAATTCTTTCACATCAGCTTGAAACTTTATCGTATACCTTTGTTTTGAGGAAAGTTTTCAAGTGGTCTGTTGAAACTCCGTATCTGTATGTTCTGAAAGTAAAGGTCGGCGAAGATGAGAAAAAGATAAATACTGGTTTTCGAAAGATACAAATAAACCACGGAAGATTACTCTTGAATGGAAAATTGCTGTATATAAAAGGGGTTAACAGGCATGAATTCGACCCACGTCGTGGACATGCCGTAGGTGTGGAAACTATGTTCAAAGATATTGAACTTATGAAGCAAAATAACATAAACACTGTGAGAACGTCCCATTATCCCAATCAAACTAAATGGTACGATCTGTGTGACTATTACGGTCTCTATGTTATAGACGAAGCAAATATAGAATCACATGGCGTGGGATGGGACCCGGAGGAAACTCTTGCTAATAAACCTGAATGGAAGAAGGCACATTTTGATAGAATTCAACGAATGGTTGAAAGAGATAAAAATCACATCAGTGTCATCTTCTGGTCTCTTGGAAATGAGGCAGGGGATGGAGAAAATTTTGAGTATCCTGCTCTGTGGATAAAATCGCGAGATAACACGCGCATGGTGCACTATGCGCCTTATGGTGCGATGAAGCCTGGTGATGCCTTTTATCTTGATGTAGTTTCGGTTATGTATCCACCTATTGAAAAATTGCTTGAGTATGCTTCAAAAGAGCAAAGCAGACCTTTAATAATGTGCGAATATGCTCATGCTATGGGAAACAGTGTGGGTAATCTGAGAGATTACTGGCAGGTAGTGGAAAATCAGCCTTATCTTCACGGTGGTTGTATATGGGACTGGGTTGATCAAGGTTTTGAGAAGAAAGATGAAGCCGGTGGAACCTTCTGGGCTTATGGAGGAGATTTTGGGGATGAACCCAATGACGGGAATTTTTGCTGTAATGGATTAGTGCTGCCTGATAGAACTCCTTCTCCGGCATTAAGTGAAGTGAAGAAAATTTATCAGTATGTGAAAGTCAGCAGGATCAACAGAAATTTGTTTGAGATAGAAAACAGGTATTCCTGCACGAATCTCAGTGCATTCGATATTTTTTGGGAACTGAAAAAAGATGGGAAAATCATCATGAGCCAGAAAATCGATGTAGAGCTACCAGCAGGAGAGCGAAAAACGATATCAATAAATTTTCCGCAGCTGGATAATGGGGAATATTTCATAATTTTTTTGTTTTTACTGAAAAAAGATACAGTATGGGCAAAAAAAGGACACATTGTTTCCTGGGAGCAATTTCAAGTTAAAGAACCGTGTTACGAAAGAATATCTATCAAAGGTAATATCAATTTGAGGGAAAATAGCAATCAGTACATTGTTTTATCAAAAAACGTTGCGGTTGCTTTTTCAAAAAAAACAGGGTTTCTGGAATATATCAAACTTGGAGAGGAAACCATTTTGTGCAAATTAGCACCTAATTTTTACAGAGCACCTACAGACAACGATTTAGGAAATAAAATGCCGGAAAGATTGTTTGTATGGAAGGAAGCAACTTATCACCAAAGTCTGCAGAAGATTAATTTTCAAATCGAGAAAAACTACATAAGTATTGCTTCTTTAAATCGCCTTCCAGGAGATTCGCTGCTGCATTTAACTTATACGGTTTTTCCCAACAATGAAATCCTGATTGATTATGTTTTAGACGCCAGAGAAAGTCGTGTAGAAATTCCAAGAGTCGGGACAAGCTTTACGATGCCGAAATCATTTACGAAAGTAAAATGGTATGGAAGAGGACCTCATGAAACGTACGAAGATAGAAAAGACAGTGGAATTTTTTCAATACATGAGAAGAATGTTTCTGAGATGATTCATAAATACATAAGGCCACAAGAAACCGGTAATAGAACAGATGTTCGATGGTTTTCCATATCCGACGAAAGATCTTCACTTTTTGTCTATGGTGTTCCAGTGATCAATTTCAGCGTCTGGCCCTTTTCCATGGAAAGTCTTGAAAAAGCCCAACACACGAACGAATTAATTGAACAGGATTTAATCACCGTTAATGTAGATTACAAACAAATGGGTGTTGGAGGTGATGATAGCTGGGGGGCTTTGCCACATCCTGAATACATTCTCATACCGGGAATTTATCATTATGAATTCAGATTGCTTGCAACTAATAATACAGATTCATCAGAATTTTATAGACGCTTACCTGCATTTGAAGAAGACTATGAAATCAGTATGAGTCTTTCCAAACAAAAGTTAAAAGTAAACGAAGAATTGGTGATTTCAGTATTTATACAGAACAAATCAATTTCAACTTATGAAGACGATTTACTTCTCTTTGCAGACGAGAAGTTAATCGACTGTCAAAGGGTAGCTGTACCACCTTACGAAACTCACAGAAAAGATTTTTCAGTCAAATTTGTTGAGAAGGGCACTCATTTGATCAGTATTAATACGAAAAATAAAAAACCTGTATATGTTTTTTGA
- a CDS encoding stage V sporulation protein S has product MEVLKVASNSNPNKVAGALAGMIRENGKAELQAIGAGAVNQAVKAIAIARGYLAPSGVDLVSIPAFTDVEIDKETRTALKFIVFPRN; this is encoded by the coding sequence ATGGAAGTATTGAAGGTAGCCTCTAATTCTAACCCAAACAAAGTTGCGGGTGCTCTCGCTGGAATGATCAGAGAAAATGGAAAGGCAGAGCTTCAAGCAATTGGTGCCGGTGCTGTTAACCAGGCTGTCAAAGCTATAGCTATAGCAAGAGGTTATTTAGCACCAAGCGGTGTTGATCTTGTTAGTATTCCTGCATTTACCGATGTTGAAATTGATAAGGAAACCAGAACAGCTTTGAAGTTCATAGTCTTTCCAAGAAACTGA
- a CDS encoding FumA C-terminus/TtdB family hydratase beta subunit → MNLVKLNVGERIDYSGEFLIMRDAAQKRIKMMIDHGEQPLIDLSGKIVFYAGPTNPKNNRRAIGPTTSERMDNYLEILYKLGVIATVGKGKRGKVARELCKKYNRVYFITPSGAAAALSTHIEDIRLIAFDDLGPEGIYVAKVVNFPLIVAIDSLGNDLFL, encoded by the coding sequence TTGAACTTAGTGAAATTGAATGTAGGTGAGAGAATAGATTACAGCGGAGAGTTTCTGATAATGAGAGATGCTGCTCAAAAACGTATCAAGATGATGATTGATCATGGAGAGCAACCGTTAATTGATTTGTCCGGAAAAATTGTGTTCTACGCCGGGCCAACCAACCCAAAAAACAACAGGAGAGCGATAGGGCCAACCACAAGCGAAAGAATGGATAACTATTTAGAGATTCTTTACAAATTAGGAGTAATTGCAACTGTTGGAAAGGGGAAAAGAGGAAAAGTTGCAAGAGAGTTATGCAAGAAATATAATCGTGTCTATTTTATAACACCAAGTGGTGCTGCGGCAGCATTATCAACGCACATAGAAGACATCAGATTGATTGCGTTTGACGATCTCGGGCCAGAGGGAATATATGTGGCAAAAGTTGTAAATTTTCCTCTAATAGTAGCTATAGACTCACTTGGAAACGATCTTTTTTTATAA
- a CDS encoding fumarate hydratase: MRIYTVDTNHLDHVLREELLRANVVINNDVRMYVENYDGPFNDVLKKNIEVAEKLKLPLCQDTGMVEFFVFANPNVVTDKPIEFLLNDIVRKLYRENPFRYSVVEDPLFERKNTFDNTPCIVHIFQTELKTFQIHFLIKGGGSENLTRLFMLNPTIGKQEIINLVVQHISENGAKACPPLKIGIGIGGSAEKAVILSKLALIRKFGERNVDRNYAQLEKELCEKINSLKIGFQGLHAGPTVYDVHIEQMPTHIAVLPVAVSVDCYLCRGGSVEIELSEIECR, encoded by the coding sequence ATGAGAATTTACACAGTTGATACCAATCACTTAGATCATGTGCTACGAGAAGAATTGTTAAGAGCAAATGTTGTAATCAATAACGATGTAAGGATGTATGTTGAGAATTATGATGGTCCGTTCAACGACGTACTCAAAAAGAATATAGAGGTTGCAGAAAAACTCAAACTTCCGTTGTGCCAGGATACAGGAATGGTTGAATTCTTTGTTTTTGCAAATCCCAATGTGGTTACGGATAAACCTATCGAGTTTCTATTGAACGACATTGTGAGAAAATTGTATAGAGAAAATCCATTTAGATATTCTGTTGTTGAAGATCCATTGTTTGAACGAAAAAACACCTTTGACAACACACCCTGCATAGTACACATATTTCAAACAGAGCTTAAAACATTCCAGATACATTTCCTGATAAAAGGCGGAGGTAGCGAGAATCTAACTCGATTGTTCATGCTAAATCCAACGATCGGTAAGCAGGAGATCATAAATTTGGTTGTCCAGCATATTTCAGAAAACGGAGCAAAGGCATGCCCACCATTAAAAATCGGTATAGGAATAGGTGGTAGTGCCGAAAAAGCAGTTATTCTTTCAAAACTTGCCCTCATACGAAAATTCGGCGAAAGGAATGTTGATAGAAATTATGCACAACTTGAAAAAGAGTTGTGCGAAAAGATCAATTCTCTCAAGATAGGGTTTCAAGGTTTACACGCAGGTCCAACTGTCTATGATGTCCACATTGAGCAGATGCCAACACACATAGCAGTCCTACCGGTAGCTGTATCTGTGGATTGTTATCTGTGCAGAGGAGGGAGTGTCGAGATTGAACTTAGTGAAATTGAATGTAGGTGA
- the hutU gene encoding urocanate hydratase, producing the protein MRTVKAPRGNALTCKSWQTEAAMRMLMNNLDPEVARDPANLIVYGGTGKAARNWECFDKIVETLKKLESDETLLVQSGKPVAVFKTSEWSPRVLIANSLLVPKWANWEYFRELEERGLIMFGQMTAGSWIYIGTQGILQGTYETFYAVAQKYFEGTLKGKFVLTAGLGEMGGAQPLAVTMNDGIILAVEVDKRMIDRRLKTGYLDTWTDDLEEALRLIDEARKAQKPLSIGLLANAAEVHPKLVESGIIPDVVTDQTAAHDPLNGYIPKGLTVEQAAELRRNNPQEYLDRVYDSVCEHVEAILNMKKLGAKVFEYGNNIRRLAYDHGVRNAFEIPGYVPEYIRDLFAQGKGPFRWVALSGDPEDIYATDQKVLELFPRDEHLRKWIEMAREKIHWQGLPARICWLGQGERTAMGLAMNEMVKSGKLKAPIVIGRDHHDTGSVASPYRETEAMKDGSDAIADWPILNALLNTASGATWVSVHHGGGVGIGYSIHAGMVIVADGTELARKKLERVLTNDSGIGVIRHLDAGYEIAKKTAIDQHLNYPMMK; encoded by the coding sequence ATGAGAACAGTCAAAGCTCCAAGAGGAAACGCATTGACCTGCAAAAGCTGGCAAACTGAAGCAGCAATGCGGATGTTGATGAATAATCTGGATCCGGAAGTTGCCAGAGATCCAGCAAATTTGATTGTCTATGGTGGAACGGGGAAAGCTGCGAGAAATTGGGAGTGCTTTGATAAGATAGTCGAAACACTGAAAAAACTCGAATCTGATGAAACGTTACTTGTCCAGAGTGGTAAACCAGTTGCTGTTTTCAAAACCAGTGAGTGGTCACCACGTGTTTTGATAGCAAATTCGTTGTTGGTCCCAAAATGGGCCAACTGGGAATACTTTAGAGAACTTGAAGAGCGTGGTTTGATAATGTTTGGGCAGATGACGGCTGGCAGCTGGATTTACATAGGAACACAGGGGATACTTCAAGGAACGTATGAAACTTTTTATGCAGTAGCACAGAAATATTTTGAAGGAACACTGAAGGGAAAATTTGTCTTAACAGCTGGACTTGGTGAAATGGGAGGAGCTCAGCCACTCGCTGTAACGATGAACGATGGCATCATTCTCGCTGTTGAAGTAGATAAAAGAATGATAGATAGAAGGTTGAAAACAGGTTATCTGGATACATGGACCGATGATCTCGAAGAAGCCTTAAGACTGATCGATGAAGCCAGAAAAGCCCAAAAACCTCTTTCAATAGGTTTGCTGGCAAATGCCGCAGAGGTTCATCCAAAACTTGTTGAATCTGGAATAATACCAGATGTGGTCACAGACCAAACTGCTGCGCATGACCCATTGAATGGATATATTCCAAAAGGATTAACAGTTGAGCAAGCAGCCGAACTTAGAAGAAATAATCCTCAGGAATACTTAGACAGAGTTTATGATTCTGTATGCGAACATGTAGAAGCAATTTTAAATATGAAAAAGCTCGGTGCAAAGGTTTTTGAGTACGGTAACAACATAAGAAGGCTTGCATATGATCATGGAGTTAGAAACGCTTTTGAAATACCGGGGTATGTTCCGGAATATATTAGGGACCTCTTTGCTCAAGGAAAGGGACCATTCAGATGGGTTGCTTTAAGTGGAGACCCAGAAGATATATATGCTACCGATCAAAAGGTGCTGGAATTATTCCCACGCGATGAACACCTCAGGAAGTGGATTGAAATGGCCCGAGAAAAAATTCATTGGCAGGGATTGCCAGCTCGCATTTGCTGGCTTGGTCAGGGCGAGAGAACTGCCATGGGGCTTGCCATGAATGAGATGGTAAAAAGTGGAAAACTTAAGGCTCCAATTGTCATAGGCAGAGATCATCATGACACAGGTTCTGTGGCTTCTCCATACAGAGAGACAGAAGCAATGAAAGATGGTAGTGACGCCATAGCTGATTGGCCTATTTTAAACGCATTGCTCAATACAGCAAGTGGGGCTACGTGGGTTTCCGTTCATCATGGAGGAGGTGTAGGAATAGGGTATTCTATTCATGCTGGTATGGTTATAGTAGCTGATGGAACTGAGCTTGCCAGAAAGAAACTTGAACGTGTGCTAACAAACGACTCTGGAATCGGTGTTATAAGACATCTGGATGCTGGATATGAAATAGCCAAAAAAACGGCAATAGATCAACACCTGAACTATCCAATGATGAAGTAA
- a CDS encoding 4Fe-4S dicluster domain-containing protein — MKKSYEVEINYSWCKSCGICYSFCPTGAIGKGNLLEPVVSDEKKCIGCLMCENLCPDFAIVIKEKQSVQESAQNG; from the coding sequence GTGAAAAAAAGTTATGAAGTTGAAATAAACTATTCCTGGTGCAAAAGCTGTGGAATATGTTACAGTTTTTGCCCAACTGGTGCTATTGGTAAGGGAAATTTACTGGAGCCAGTTGTCAGTGATGAAAAAAAATGTATTGGCTGCTTGATGTGCGAAAATCTCTGTCCGGATTTCGCGATTGTTATAAAAGAAAAACAATCTGTACAGGAGAGTGCTCAAAATGGGTGA
- a CDS encoding 2-oxoacid:acceptor oxidoreductase subunit alpha — MGERVLMQGNEACALGAIKGGCRFYAGYPITPSSEIAETMARELPKIGGVFIQMEDEISSAAAIIGASLAGVKSMTATSGPGFSLMQEALGYAVMTETPCVFVNVMRGGPSTGLPTQPAQGDIMQARWGTHGDHEIIALYPWSVGETYKLIIKAFNYAEKYRTPVIFLMDEVLGHMRETFDMPDERDIRVIPRLTESELEEEEVYTPFSEQDTAEPTPTPLIEMGKARFHVSGLVHDESGFPQASFEVSDKLIRRLSNKIRIHADEIAMYEEFMTDDAEILVVAYGSVARSAIRAIKIARQDKIKVGLFRPITIWPVAANRLKRLLSRVEGVLFAEMNLGQYAKEILALSKRNLKVKFVTKVGGRLISPEEILDGISSLQVEIAEF; from the coding sequence ATGGGTGAAAGAGTTTTAATGCAGGGTAATGAAGCTTGTGCACTCGGGGCCATTAAAGGTGGTTGTAGATTTTATGCTGGTTATCCAATAACACCTTCTTCCGAGATAGCTGAGACCATGGCAAGAGAACTTCCAAAGATTGGGGGAGTTTTCATCCAGATGGAGGATGAAATATCAAGTGCTGCTGCAATAATAGGAGCATCTCTTGCTGGGGTAAAATCTATGACTGCTACCAGCGGTCCTGGTTTCAGTTTAATGCAGGAAGCTCTTGGATATGCTGTGATGACAGAAACTCCGTGTGTTTTTGTGAATGTAATGCGTGGAGGTCCATCCACAGGATTACCAACACAACCCGCTCAGGGTGATATAATGCAGGCAAGATGGGGAACTCACGGAGATCACGAAATAATAGCTCTGTATCCATGGAGTGTTGGGGAAACTTACAAGTTGATAATCAAAGCGTTCAATTATGCTGAAAAATACCGAACACCGGTTATTTTTTTAATGGACGAGGTACTTGGCCACATGAGGGAGACTTTTGACATGCCAGATGAACGAGATATAAGGGTAATTCCGAGATTAACCGAAAGTGAACTGGAGGAGGAAGAAGTTTACACACCTTTTTCAGAGCAGGATACAGCCGAACCAACTCCTACTCCTTTAATTGAGATGGGAAAGGCGCGATTTCACGTTTCAGGGCTTGTCCATGATGAATCAGGCTTTCCACAGGCAAGCTTTGAAGTTAGTGATAAATTGATCAGAAGATTATCTAATAAGATCAGAATTCATGCTGATGAAATAGCAATGTATGAGGAATTTATGACTGATGATGCAGAAATACTGGTTGTTGCGTATGGATCAGTTGCAAGAAGCGCCATAAGGGCCATCAAGATAGCCAGACAGGACAAAATAAAGGTGGGGTTATTCAGGCCTATAACAATCTGGCCTGTTGCAGCAAACAGGTTAAAGAGATTGTTGTCTCGTGTTGAAGGAGTTTTATTTGCAGAAATGAATCTCGGCCAGTACGCAAAGGAAATTCTGGCCCTGTCCAAGAGGAATCTAAAAGTAAAGTTTGTAACAAAGGTTGGAGGCCGATTGATAAGCCCTGAAGAAATACTTGATGGTATAAGTTCTTTACAGGTGGAAATTGCTGAATTCTAA
- a CDS encoding ferritin-like domain-containing protein yields MVSLGDLLSIALKIEASGYEFYSNLSRQHSDSLQKFFSDLAEQERQHQEIFRKLIEDDKKKNASLSNWIEEETAGYLKSLADVSIFPNIEKMKTNMTSQDALNFAIGVEKDSIIFYSELIPYIEEEKQIIKEIIAEEKRHLMDLLSIKL; encoded by the coding sequence ATGGTGTCTCTTGGAGATTTGTTGTCTATCGCTTTGAAAATCGAAGCGAGTGGTTATGAGTTTTATTCAAATTTGTCCCGGCAGCATAGTGATAGTTTACAAAAATTCTTTTCAGATCTTGCCGAACAGGAAAGGCAGCATCAGGAGATTTTTAGAAAACTCATTGAAGACGATAAGAAGAAGAATGCCTCATTGAGCAACTGGATTGAAGAAGAGACCGCAGGTTATTTGAAAAGTCTTGCAGATGTTTCGATTTTCCCAAATATAGAGAAAATGAAAACAAATATGACATCGCAGGATGCTTTGAATTTTGCTATAGGAGTGGAGAAAGATAGCATCATATTTTATTCAGAATTAATTCCCTATATCGAAGAAGAAAAACAGATTATCAAAGAAATTATTGCTGAGGAAAAAAGGCATCTGATGGATCTTCTTTCAATCAAACTCTGA
- a CDS encoding SoxR reducing system RseC family protein, with the protein MARETMVVTQVKESTVILEKERTSMCGKCPANMFCTGESQKIRLEVQKAGFDLKTGDKVIVETPATGSIKTAMLVYTLPTIIFVGSLITTISLLNEIEGLLISTAAVAAYYFFLRFYDTKFRKKFRPRIIEILRV; encoded by the coding sequence ATGGCGCGTGAGACGATGGTGGTAACACAGGTTAAAGAATCAACAGTTATTCTCGAAAAAGAAAGGACCTCAATGTGCGGTAAATGTCCAGCAAACATGTTTTGTACTGGCGAATCTCAGAAGATTCGATTAGAAGTACAAAAGGCAGGGTTTGATCTGAAAACTGGAGATAAAGTAATAGTGGAGACTCCCGCGACAGGCAGCATCAAAACTGCTATGCTTGTCTATACCCTGCCCACGATAATTTTTGTCGGTAGCCTTATAACAACCATTTCTCTGCTAAATGAAATCGAAGGACTTTTGATATCAACTGCTGCTGTAGCTGCGTATTACTTCTTTCTGAGGTTCTATGATACAAAATTCAGAAAGAAGTTTCGCCCAAGAATAATCGAGATACTCAGAGTTTGA
- a CDS encoding MFS transporter, with amino-acid sequence MRLYLNLEGIASTLYSIIIQGAIFTGLALAFNLDEFLIGVSASFPMIAQVFQVISPVIIKKFPKRRFMTNVFNLLSRSPWILLMIFLLFPNRNPAVFITVFAISQIFGTLAGNAWTSLVRDLIPEKERGSFFGKRNVYISLTTLVAFYGYSLLIEKFKDPLGYELVIAAGMLGMLISLWSLRKVPDVPIKSSGALVETKLVLQDFNFMRLCIFYLMWNAVIAFSSPFFSFHLLKNLNVPFSYIGFTTVINSVVAMIFYGFWGKFSDRHGHKTTAVLGVFIACFISPLWILMNQATWRYMMLIDAVMSAIAWSAINLSFLTLPMEVASSSSPAYFAIYSVFGGIGGLIGSLVGGAVAKILSSLSFNILGIPIFGIQFMFLAAGFLRASVLRFLLRVRTKRYVPAIRLAINTLSHLSRNNAFRTNGVNMYDLRRVIRKKIESRLEEDKRWRVRRWW; translated from the coding sequence GTGAGATTATATCTAAATTTAGAAGGTATTGCCTCAACGCTTTACAGCATCATTATACAAGGAGCAATTTTTACTGGACTTGCATTGGCATTTAACTTGGATGAATTTTTAATAGGTGTCAGTGCATCGTTTCCAATGATAGCTCAGGTTTTTCAGGTGATTTCACCAGTAATCATAAAGAAATTTCCCAAACGAAGGTTTATGACAAATGTTTTCAACCTCCTTTCAAGATCTCCGTGGATTTTGTTAATGATTTTTCTTTTGTTTCCAAACAGAAACCCTGCGGTCTTCATAACAGTTTTTGCCATTTCACAGATATTTGGAACTCTTGCCGGGAATGCGTGGACATCTCTTGTCAGAGATCTAATACCTGAGAAAGAGCGTGGTTCGTTTTTTGGTAAGAGAAATGTATATATATCTCTAACTACACTGGTTGCTTTCTATGGCTATTCACTCTTGATCGAGAAGTTCAAAGATCCACTTGGATATGAACTAGTAATAGCCGCCGGCATGCTTGGCATGCTTATTTCTCTCTGGTCTTTGAGAAAAGTCCCCGATGTACCTATAAAGAGTTCCGGGGCTCTGGTTGAAACAAAACTTGTACTTCAGGATTTCAATTTTATGAGGTTGTGCATCTTTTATCTAATGTGGAATGCGGTGATAGCTTTCAGCTCACCATTTTTCAGTTTTCACCTGTTGAAAAATTTGAATGTTCCTTTTTCATACATAGGATTCACGACAGTTATAAACAGCGTGGTTGCCATGATATTCTATGGTTTCTGGGGAAAATTTTCAGATAGGCATGGTCATAAGACAACAGCAGTACTTGGTGTCTTCATAGCTTGTTTCATCTCCCCTCTCTGGATCTTGATGAATCAGGCAACATGGAGATATATGATGTTGATTGATGCTGTAATGAGCGCCATAGCTTGGTCAGCAATAAATCTATCGTTCTTGACATTGCCGATGGAAGTCGCAAGCAGTTCATCCCCCGCTTATTTTGCAATTTATTCTGTATTTGGGGGAATTGGAGGGCTGATAGGATCCTTGGTAGGAGGAGCAGTTGCAAAAATACTCTCTTCTTTAAGTTTCAATATTTTAGGAATACCGATTTTTGGAATTCAATTTATGTTTTTAGCAGCAGGATTCTTGAGGGCATCTGTGTTAAGATTTTTATTGAGAGTGAGAACAAAAAGATATGTTCCCGCAATAAGGCTTGCAATAAACACTCTCAGCCATTTATCAAGAAACAACGCATTTAGAACAAACGGTGTGAATATGTACGACTTAAGAAGAGTCATAAGAAAAAAAATTGAATCAAGATTGGAGGAAGACAAAAGATGGCGCGTGAGACGATGGTGGTAA